One segment of Pseudomonas asgharzadehiana DNA contains the following:
- a CDS encoding bestrophin family protein, producing the protein MKAAIIKKYRLIIKTMGYVGWSLFWLLLWDIAVTVDFMLFLNAKVNLPLMPLTLLGSALIVLISFRNSSAYNRWWEARTLWGAMVNNSRSFARQVLTLLDDPGSDVNPTKSTLLRRHVAYVNCLAAHLKGEPCPDEVRAFIPTDEFARNGATNNFANDILTGSAALLAREYKAGHLDSIRLARLESTLVDLSNAQGGMERIANTPLPYPYVYFPRLFISLFCLIVPVGLVESLGWFTPLASTVVGFMLLAIERIGTDLQSPFRSSEHQIQMEAICETIEKNLQSMRRDALADDQIG; encoded by the coding sequence TTGAAAGCCGCCATCATCAAAAAATACCGTTTGATCATCAAGACCATGGGTTACGTAGGCTGGTCGCTGTTCTGGCTGCTGCTGTGGGATATCGCCGTCACGGTGGATTTCATGCTGTTTCTCAACGCCAAGGTCAACTTGCCGCTGATGCCGCTCACCTTGCTGGGTTCGGCGCTCATTGTGTTGATCAGTTTTCGCAACAGCAGTGCCTACAACCGCTGGTGGGAGGCGCGGACCTTGTGGGGCGCGATGGTCAACAACTCACGTAGCTTTGCGCGCCAGGTACTGACCCTGCTGGACGACCCCGGCAGCGACGTGAACCCGACCAAATCCACCCTGCTGCGCCGCCATGTGGCCTATGTGAACTGCCTGGCCGCACACCTCAAGGGCGAGCCGTGCCCGGATGAAGTACGCGCGTTCATCCCCACCGACGAATTCGCGCGCAACGGCGCTACCAATAATTTTGCCAACGATATCCTCACCGGTTCGGCGGCGTTGTTGGCTCGCGAATACAAGGCCGGGCACCTGGACAGCATTCGCCTGGCGCGGTTGGAGTCGACGCTGGTGGACCTGTCCAACGCCCAAGGCGGCATGGAGCGTATCGCCAACACGCCCCTGCCCTACCCTTACGTGTATTTTCCACGGCTGTTTATTTCGTTGTTCTGCCTGATCGTACCGGTGGGCCTGGTGGAGTCCCTGGGCTGGTTCACGCCGTTGGCGTCGACGGTGGTGGGCTTCATGCTGTTGGCCATCGAACGCATCGGCACCGATCTGCAAAGCCCGTTTCGCTCCAGCGAACACCAGATCCAGATGGAAGCCATCTGCGAAACCATCGAAAAGAACCTGCAATCGATGCGCCGCGACGCCCTGGCCGACGACCAAATCGGCTGA